The Hahella sp. HNIBRBA332 genome window below encodes:
- a CDS encoding proteasome-type protease, with the protein MNINKEFIASMRRQVHYAADSLLFNESAVVTYCLAISVDAGLVFASDSRTNAGVDNVNTYPKMYSFNVPEKAFVTLLTSGNLATTQAVVRRISRDLENPSGEGGLAGCNDMSDAARYIGALSVELKNYYEKDLKQGANFDCTLIVGGQYKDGPHEILMVYPEGNYIQSSPYAPYLQIGETKYGKPILDRVIRTNSSLEAAARCALVSMDSTMRSNLSVAPPFDLLVYETGKLEPAHVMHLKLNSPYYATLRKQWGEGLKALFNELPLFEWEKNK; encoded by the coding sequence ATGAATATTAACAAAGAATTTATTGCAAGCATGCGTCGCCAAGTACATTATGCAGCCGATTCCCTGTTGTTTAATGAGAGTGCGGTCGTGACATACTGTTTGGCGATATCCGTTGATGCCGGATTGGTGTTTGCATCTGATTCCCGTACCAATGCAGGGGTTGATAACGTCAACACCTATCCCAAAATGTATTCATTCAATGTGCCGGAAAAAGCCTTTGTCACGTTGCTGACCTCCGGCAACCTGGCCACGACCCAGGCAGTAGTGAGGCGCATCTCGCGCGATTTGGAGAATCCCTCTGGAGAGGGCGGACTGGCCGGTTGCAATGATATGAGCGACGCGGCTCGCTACATCGGCGCATTGAGCGTCGAATTGAAAAACTATTATGAAAAGGATTTGAAACAGGGAGCCAATTTCGACTGCACTTTGATCGTTGGCGGGCAATATAAAGATGGGCCTCATGAGATATTAATGGTCTATCCTGAAGGAAACTATATTCAAAGCTCGCCCTACGCGCCGTACCTGCAGATAGGGGAAACCAAATATGGCAAGCCAATTCTGGATCGGGTGATTCGCACCAATTCCAGTCTTGAAGCGGCGGCCCGATGCGCGCTGGTTTCCATGGACTCCACCATGCGCAGTAATTTATCCGTGGCGCCGCCGTTTGATCTTCTGGTTTATGAAACGGGTAAGCTGGAGCCGGCCCACGTCATGCACCTGAAACTGAACTCACCTTATTATGCGACGTTGCGTAAGCAATGGGGCGAAGGGCTTAAGGCGTTGTTCAATGAGTTGCCGCTGTTTGAATGGGAAAAAAATAAATAA
- a CDS encoding acetoacetate decarboxylase family protein, with amino-acid sequence MTGVKLGLTTPSPMPSTDKGALSASISYLDSACINAFFPVSVEAATSLLIGSGLKPAFALGSHTLVVLSIYDHKRCAIGAHKEAGLVIPVLPEGESLPLSNVLDLYLPINQRRIGFFPLDLPVTSENALSTGRELWGLPRFPAEITFASQRRQIHTQVRSDGETLFTLSGETLPGIPVIPVNLLIYTQVEHRLTKTKVRLKGFGKLYPAGTVRLTVGETDHPMTEHLTRLGLDEKSPALLMRAERLQMLMEPAVRIE; translated from the coding sequence ATGACCGGAGTCAAACTAGGATTAACCACTCCATCTCCCATGCCAAGCACAGACAAAGGCGCACTCTCCGCGTCGATCAGCTACCTCGACAGCGCCTGCATCAACGCATTTTTTCCCGTTTCCGTGGAGGCGGCGACATCCCTGCTAATAGGCAGTGGGCTCAAACCGGCTTTTGCGCTGGGTTCTCACACCTTGGTCGTGCTCAGCATCTACGATCACAAGCGTTGCGCCATCGGCGCGCACAAAGAAGCCGGCCTGGTCATTCCCGTGCTGCCGGAAGGAGAAAGCCTGCCTTTGAGCAACGTGCTGGATTTATATCTGCCGATTAATCAGCGCCGCATCGGTTTTTTCCCATTGGATCTCCCGGTCACTTCGGAGAACGCGCTTTCGACAGGCAGAGAGCTATGGGGGCTGCCGCGCTTCCCGGCGGAGATCACTTTCGCCAGCCAACGCAGACAGATACACACGCAAGTCCGCTCCGACGGCGAAACGCTGTTTACTCTGAGTGGCGAGACACTGCCTGGTATTCCAGTGATCCCCGTCAACCTCCTGATTTACACCCAGGTGGAACATCGACTGACCAAAACCAAAGTCCGTTTGAAAGGATTTGGAAAGCTCTACCCTGCCGGAACCGTCAGACTGACGGTGGGCGAAACTGACCATCCGATGACGGAGCATCTGACTCGTTTGGGCCTCGATGAAAAAAGCCCGGCTTTGTTGATGCGCGCCGAACGTCTGCAAATGTTGATGGAGCCTGCGGTAAGGATTGAGTGA
- the ald gene encoding alanine dehydrogenase has translation MIVGVPKEVKNHEYRVGLTPAAVQELIRNGHKVVVQKDAGAAIDFTDDQYVAAGAEIAATAEQVFEVADMIVKVKEPQAQERAMLRPGQTLFTYLHLAPDVPQTQDLLNSGATCIAYETVTDAQGRLPLLSPMSEVAGRMSIQAAARCLEKSQAGRGLLLGGVPGVEAALVVVLGGGVVGFNATQMAVGMGARVVVMDKSVDVLRRFDATFGNSVQTVFSTAQAVEEWVTQADVVIGGVLIPGAAAPKLVSREMVRKMKRGAAVVDVAIDQGGCFETSHATTHAEPTFIVDDVVHYCVANMPGAVARTSTLALTNATLPFVLQLANKGAKQALEDNAFLLQGLNVVKGKLTCPSVGVAQDIESLTPEEGLALL, from the coding sequence ATGATTGTCGGTGTACCAAAAGAAGTAAAAAACCACGAATACCGTGTCGGATTGACTCCCGCCGCTGTCCAGGAGCTGATTCGCAATGGGCACAAAGTGGTGGTGCAAAAGGATGCCGGCGCAGCCATCGACTTCACTGACGACCAGTATGTTGCGGCTGGCGCGGAAATCGCGGCTACCGCTGAGCAAGTGTTTGAAGTCGCCGATATGATCGTCAAGGTGAAAGAACCTCAAGCTCAAGAACGCGCAATGTTGCGTCCTGGGCAAACCCTGTTTACCTATTTGCACCTGGCCCCAGACGTTCCTCAGACCCAAGATCTGTTGAACAGCGGCGCTACCTGTATCGCATATGAAACTGTGACTGACGCGCAAGGTCGCCTGCCGTTGTTATCCCCTATGTCAGAAGTTGCTGGACGCATGAGCATCCAGGCTGCTGCGCGCTGTCTGGAAAAATCCCAGGCGGGTCGTGGTCTGTTGTTGGGCGGCGTTCCTGGTGTGGAAGCGGCGCTGGTTGTAGTTCTTGGCGGCGGCGTGGTTGGTTTCAACGCCACCCAGATGGCTGTCGGCATGGGCGCGCGTGTTGTCGTTATGGACAAATCCGTTGACGTACTGAGACGCTTCGACGCGACTTTCGGCAATAGCGTACAAACCGTATTCTCCACTGCGCAAGCGGTTGAAGAGTGGGTGACGCAAGCTGACGTGGTAATCGGCGGCGTTCTGATCCCAGGCGCGGCGGCACCGAAACTGGTTTCTCGCGAAATGGTGAGAAAAATGAAGCGCGGCGCGGCGGTTGTCGACGTGGCGATCGACCAGGGCGGATGCTTCGAGACTTCTCATGCGACTACCCATGCGGAACCCACTTTTATCGTTGACGACGTCGTTCACTACTGCGTAGCCAACATGCCTGGCGCTGTAGCGCGTACTTCTACTCTGGCGCTGACCAACGCAACACTGCCATTCGTTCTGCAACTGGCCAATAAAGGCGCGAAGCAGGCTCTGGAAGACAACGCCTTCCTGCTGCAAGGTCTGAACGTAGTGAAAGGTAAGCTGACCTGTCCTTCCGTCGGCGTTGCTCAGGACATTGAGTCCCTGACTCCGGAAGAAGGTCTGGCGTTGCTGTAA
- a CDS encoding Lrp/AsnC ligand binding domain-containing protein: MKKQLDRIDHAILRELQSEGRLSNSELSRRVNLSPTPCLERVKRLERDGYIRRYTAVLNAKKLGVGLVVFIEIGLNRTSRDVFADFKDSVIKVPEVQECHLVSGNFDYLIKARVANMDQYRALLGEKILVLPGVRESRSYVVMETVKEGQELKLDGWREDV, encoded by the coding sequence ATGAAAAAGCAGCTGGACCGCATAGACCACGCCATTTTGCGCGAACTACAAAGTGAAGGACGCCTCAGTAACAGTGAACTGTCCCGGCGGGTGAACCTGAGCCCCACTCCCTGCCTTGAGCGGGTAAAACGGCTGGAAAGAGACGGCTACATTCGACGTTACACCGCCGTTCTGAACGCCAAAAAACTCGGAGTGGGACTGGTGGTGTTTATTGAAATTGGCCTAAACAGAACCTCTCGGGACGTTTTCGCTGATTTCAAGGACTCCGTCATCAAAGTCCCGGAAGTGCAGGAATGCCACCTTGTCTCCGGCAACTTCGACTATCTGATAAAAGCCAGGGTGGCCAACATGGATCAGTACCGGGCTTTGCTGGGAGAAAAAATCCTCGTGCTACCCGGCGTAAGGGAGTCACGCAGTTATGTAGTGATGGAGACGGTAAAGGAAGGTCAGGAACTGAAACTGGACGGCTGGCGCGAAGACGTCTGA
- the creD gene encoding cell envelope integrity protein CreD, translating to MNVKEVSWRRFGLHSPLGKAFMIGVLILILQIPIMKINGLIGERSVRYHDVVTEITEKWGGEQTVNGPFLVIPVDTASKAVAQESTIRPIMRTHYLMVTPTYLHAKFKVTSDIRYRGIYEAPLYHTDANLKGAFDLRPQLQELEENQSLRFKDAYLSVAIGDVKAIQSPIKFLWNEREAAPSPGGGMADVNGVHMRLPVGSINADAPNDFNLAIRLKGAQALYVSPVGQESNIEINGDWADPSFQGNWLPVERKLEQDAFYAKWDIPFLAKGVPASWTGSAPALLDHVSPLVGVSRPAAGAGYQEISRSVKYALLFLTCTFACLWLFEVISGVRIHVMQYLFTGLTLCLFYLLFLSLSEHLGTWAAYLIACGAVIGQVGWYAGQFIRRRKLTVAFVTLLIVLYGYLLSLLNEQDLALLYGSLGLFVILGAAMFATRKIDWYNLRGDEGGAAED from the coding sequence GTGAATGTAAAAGAAGTAAGTTGGCGGCGGTTTGGGCTTCATTCCCCACTGGGCAAAGCCTTTATGATTGGAGTGCTGATCCTGATATTGCAGATTCCCATCATGAAGATTAATGGTCTGATCGGCGAGCGCAGCGTCAGATATCATGATGTCGTAACGGAGATTACGGAGAAATGGGGCGGCGAACAGACGGTGAATGGTCCCTTTCTTGTCATACCGGTGGACACAGCATCCAAAGCAGTCGCACAGGAGTCCACCATCAGGCCAATTATGCGGACCCATTATTTGATGGTGACGCCTACCTATCTACACGCCAAATTCAAAGTTACCAGCGATATCCGCTACCGAGGTATTTATGAGGCGCCCCTTTATCATACGGACGCCAACCTGAAAGGGGCGTTTGATCTGCGTCCACAATTACAGGAGCTGGAGGAAAACCAGTCGCTGCGGTTTAAAGACGCCTATCTTTCGGTGGCGATTGGGGATGTCAAAGCGATTCAAAGCCCGATTAAATTTCTTTGGAATGAGCGCGAGGCCGCGCCCTCTCCAGGCGGCGGCATGGCGGACGTTAACGGCGTACATATGCGATTGCCGGTAGGATCGATAAACGCCGACGCCCCTAATGATTTCAATCTGGCGATACGTTTAAAGGGCGCACAGGCATTGTATGTGTCGCCAGTCGGACAGGAGAGCAATATCGAAATCAACGGCGACTGGGCGGATCCCAGTTTTCAGGGGAATTGGCTGCCGGTGGAGCGTAAGCTGGAACAGGACGCCTTTTACGCCAAATGGGACATTCCGTTTCTGGCCAAAGGGGTGCCTGCATCCTGGACGGGTTCAGCGCCCGCCTTGCTTGATCATGTTTCACCGTTAGTCGGCGTGTCACGACCTGCGGCGGGGGCGGGGTACCAGGAAATCAGTCGTTCGGTGAAGTATGCGTTACTGTTCCTTACCTGCACCTTTGCGTGCTTGTGGCTCTTTGAAGTCATCAGCGGCGTGCGCATCCATGTTATGCAATATCTGTTTACGGGGCTCACTCTGTGCCTGTTCTACCTGCTGTTTCTCTCGCTGTCAGAGCACCTGGGAACCTGGGCGGCTTATTTGATTGCTTGTGGCGCCGTTATCGGCCAGGTGGGATGGTACGCCGGACAGTTTATTCGGCGGAGAAAGCTAACTGTCGCCTTCGTCACATTGTTGATTGTGTTGTACGGTTATCTATTGTCGTTGTTGAACGAACAAGATCTGGCGCTGCTATACGGCTCTCTCGGATTGTTTGTCATCCTTGGCGCGGCGATGTTCGCCACCCGCAAGATCGACTGGTATAACCTCCGGGGCGATGAAGGAGGCGCGGCGGAAGATTGA
- a CDS encoding FIST signal transduction protein, with protein sequence MKACSTSTNAADPYRAGTMMGDVLAAIRPEVIFLFSTVHYENPQELVEGLYDSIGNDDLVIIGSTGDGFFESEGPRDIGACALGLNSEGLVRWRASHALGVGEQPAQTARTALSAALQACGDDKPACMFMVSDFRADASQIEKVLEVETDIPIVGGFAADDNKMASCTLYANRHALSDAVVVMTASGKLHFDISIGNTLNAVGQPGVIDRAEGATIFSIDGTDAMDFIERETGKPVLQSDRGITSLSIIDSDEPDITRLRSIVPDFSVSERFLGLYGGIEQGKTVQVCLAQPETIISEVYSIAEKARNRGVKPVAALIVSCVGRKWLLGREIEHEIRALAEHFGSALPIAGFPSFGEIGPLKTAKGYSRNLFHNMTYVLLLISE encoded by the coding sequence ATGAAAGCCTGCTCCACTTCCACTAACGCCGCCGATCCTTATCGGGCGGGGACCATGATGGGCGACGTCCTCGCCGCCATACGCCCTGAAGTCATCTTCTTATTCTCCACCGTTCACTATGAGAACCCGCAAGAGCTTGTCGAAGGGCTGTACGACAGTATTGGCAACGATGACCTGGTGATTATCGGCAGCACCGGAGATGGATTCTTTGAAAGCGAAGGGCCAAGGGACATCGGCGCCTGCGCACTGGGACTCAACTCGGAAGGTCTTGTCAGGTGGCGCGCCTCCCACGCATTGGGCGTCGGCGAGCAGCCTGCGCAAACCGCGCGCACCGCCCTTTCCGCCGCGTTGCAAGCCTGTGGCGATGACAAACCAGCATGCATGTTTATGGTGTCGGATTTTCGCGCCGACGCCTCGCAGATTGAAAAGGTGTTGGAGGTCGAGACGGACATCCCCATTGTCGGAGGCTTCGCCGCCGACGATAACAAGATGGCCAGTTGCACCCTGTACGCCAACCGCCACGCCCTTTCCGATGCGGTCGTAGTCATGACGGCGTCCGGCAAGCTTCATTTCGATATCTCCATCGGCAACACCTTGAATGCTGTCGGCCAGCCCGGAGTAATCGACAGGGCGGAAGGCGCTACGATTTTCTCCATCGACGGCACCGACGCCATGGATTTCATCGAACGGGAAACCGGCAAGCCGGTGTTGCAATCGGACCGCGGCATCACCTCCCTGTCGATTATTGATTCTGATGAGCCGGATATCACACGACTGCGCTCCATCGTGCCGGACTTTTCCGTTTCCGAGCGATTTCTGGGGCTTTATGGCGGCATAGAACAAGGCAAGACGGTACAAGTATGCCTTGCACAACCGGAAACCATTATCAGCGAGGTATACAGTATCGCCGAAAAGGCCCGCAATCGTGGCGTGAAACCCGTTGCAGCGCTTATCGTAAGCTGCGTGGGCCGCAAATGGTTATTGGGCCGGGAGATCGAGCATGAAATCCGCGCCTTAGCTGAACACTTCGGCAGCGCCCTGCCAATCGCAGGATTTCCGTCATTTGGGGAGATAGGTCCGCTCAAGACCGCGAAGGGCTATTCTAGAAACTTGTTCCACAACATGACCTATGTACTTCTGTTAATATCCGAATAA